A region of the Acidicapsa ligni genome:
AACCGGTCAGAAGGATTTCTCCCTGTTGCAAAATCTGAGGCGGCCTCATACTTCCACGCTGCAGCGCGTGCTGCAGTAGAGCATAGCTCTGATGCAGACTCAACATCGCAGCGGTCAAAGCGAACGGCTGAGCGAAGATTGAGTGTTCCCGCTTGATCATCTCCAAGGTCACATCGATCTTATGCAAGGCTTGCATGTGCTTACCTGTTGACCAGTGTGAGAGAGTGCGAAGTTTCGATCTTTTCTCCGGTCTCACGAGGCCAGGAAATCGACAGCAAAGCTCCTCCTTCTGGACGGTTCGACGCCGTTACACTCCCACCGTGAGCTCGCACCACCGCTTCAACGAATGCAAGCCCAAGCCCATGCCCTCTGGAGTCTCTTCCTTTCACCCTCTGCTCGAACATCCGGAGACCAATCTCCGAAGCAAATCCCGGGCCATCATCCTCCACAATCAGGGTTGTAGCGCTCTCACTTGTGCCAAGTTTTATGGAAACGGTGCATGATGCGGGTAGGTGGTTGAGTTCGTTATCGAGAAGGTTTGCGACCACCCGATGAAGAAGAGCAGCGTCTGCCAGTATTGTGACAGGGCCAGCGCTTAGTAGATTCACTCGAAGCCCTTTCTCCAACATGGAAGGCTCGTACAGGTCAATCATGATTCGAACCAGTTCATCGAGATCGACGTCGGTGCGTGAAAGTCTAAGCGCATCAGCCTTCGCTTCAGCAACATCTAGCGAAGTATTCAGGAACTCTGATAATCGATCCAGTTCATCGATGGCTGAGACGATCGGTTCACTCTGCTCGACTTTTAAATCTCCCGACAGGACAACTTCCAGCTTTCCCCTGATCGCTGTCAACGGACTACGAAGATCATGAGCGAGGGACTCTGTAATAGTGTGCAATTGGTGCATCGAGCTTTCTATCCGATCCAGCATGCGGTTGAGTGTTAGCGCCAGGTGTCCTACTTCATCGTTCCGTTTGCTGGTCGGAACCCTGCTACTCAAATCAGATTGCCCAATCCGGGATGCAGCTTCGGTGATCTCACGAACATGGCCCAGCATGCGTCTGGTCACGAAGAACACAATCGCAGAACCAAACAGCACGACGAGTAGCCAGAGGCAAAAAAACCGGAAGCGGAGGTTTTTCAGCACACGCAATTCATCTCGCTCCGATAGTCCGAGATAAATATGACTCCCGTCCTCCAGTCGCACCGATGCCACCCGAAAGGGGTGATTAAATCCTTTGACATTCAAGTCGTAGGGAGCGTCGGAGATAAACTTGCGCGCGCGAATCGCAGCTAAGTTTGGCATCCCGTCACCGGCACCTACCCAAAGCTTCAGAGCCCCATCATCGCCAGCCTGAAGAAAGAAGACAGAGTCGTTCTCATTGCTGTTGGAGCGGAGTTTGTTTGGCACCTCTCTGCTTGCAAGTTCCGCGACTTCTCCCACGACCCGACCGTAGAGGCGGTCCTTTGGTGTTCGCCCGGCTACATCACCGAGGACTGCCACCTCTCCACTAAGCCACTGGTCACTCCTACGCTGAATGTCGTTCGCGACGAAGCGATGAAGCATGACAAAAACCAGCATTATTCCAATGGCAAAGGCAAGTGTTGCCCAAAGAGAAATACGCCATGCAGCGCTACGCATGACCGGATTAGCGGTCTTTGAGGACATAGCCAATACCTCGTAAGGTCTTGATCAGCGGCTCACGGCCTTCTGTATCCACCTTGCCGCGCAGGCGGTAGACATGTACGTCAACAACATTGGTGTTAGGTTGAATTCGCATCCCCCACACTTCGGAGAGAAGCATCGACCGAGTAATAACACGCCCAGCGTGTCGACATAGATATGCCAGAAGCACGAATTCTTGCGGACTTAGATTTAAAACCTCTCCACCGCGAGACGCTCTACGGCTGATGAAATCCAGCTCCAGGTCCAGTACGCGGAGGCGGCTCGCTTCCTCACTCGTAACAAGATTACGCCGCAAGAGGTTACGCAATCTTGCTAGTAATTCTGCGAGTGCGAAGGGTTTTGTCAGGTAATCGTCACCACCTTGTTCCAGACCTTTGACCCTATCGTCGACCGATCTTCTGGCTGAAAGTATTAATACGGGGCTGCTAATGCCAGAGCGTCGAAGCTGAAGAATCAGGTCAATGCCATCTTGATCCGGAAGTCCAAGGTCGACGATCAGAACGTCATATTTCTTTCCAGACGCGAGTTGGATGGCGGATCGCCCATCCTTGGCGGCATCCACCTCGTAACCCGCATCAGCAAGGGGTTGCTTTAAGAAATCCTGAATCTCGGGTTCATCCTCGACCATTAGAAGTCGCATAAATCCTGGTAAGACATTTTAGTTCATGAGTCGCATACTCCATGAGACTGCAAGATGACGATTGTGTCATCTGCGTCTCCCTCAAGAATGAACGAGTCGGGAAGCGCTATATAAAGAGCAAGATAGCCGGAATAAGGACTCCTGCCGCAAGAGTGAGCAGAACGATCGATTTCCGGTGTGCACACTTCCAACCCATTATGAGGCCCGTACATGTCGATAAGGCAAGTGCAAGTGCTGTGGAGGCAAAGAATATCTTCATGGGAAGCGAGTTGGGTGGCGTGGCCGGGGATGCTTGCGTTGGCTTTGGGGTCTCAATTTTTGGACCATCTGGTTTTGCCCCATCCGACTTGGTCGAAGTGGGTGAAGCAACCTTTCGTGGAGGAAGGTAAAGCGTCCCCTTTTTATGCAATTGGGCGAGATGCATGAGGATGTTAGGAGGTACGTAGGAACTGCCACGAGCGCTCTCGTGCAGCCCGAACATCTGTAGACCACCTGTGATTGCGAAAAAGAGAATCGTTGGCGAGAAGAACAGTCCAATGTAGCGGTGTATCAGGCGGATAGATTTGAGTGATGCTGCGGATCTCATCTCGGAGTATTGACCTCGCAAATTTTAGTCGTTGGCAGAGCGCTGAATGTCGATTCCTAAGAACACTCGTGATCGCGCCTCTTGCTTTGCTCTTCCGTAACTTAGCATCTGAACGGACGAAATTCAGGGGGCGCTCGGGTGATTGCGTCCTCCATGAACAAATCGTCATCGTATTCCCCTCCAGGCAAGTGCTATCAAAGAAACAGAGATCTCGTCTCAACAAGAAGCTGTTGTACTCAGAATGAGAAACCTGTTCTCTCAAGTAGTCGACTGTCGCCGGATCGTCGTCTCTTTGTGGTCCAGATTTTCTTCAAGGCGAACCGACATCTAATCCAATCCCGCTGAGGGCCATTGTGCATGACTACGGCTTACCTGAACCGCATCGCCACTGCCGTACCAGAGCACGATGTGCATGACGCCTTCGCCGCCTTCGCAGAGAACATGCTTGCCGATCCGCGGCGCCGCACGGTCTTCCGCCGCATGGTGAGCCGCGCTGACATCGCGCATCGCTATTCATTCTTCGATCCGCAGAAAGGCTCCGGCCAATTCTCTTTGCATGATGCGTATGATTTCTATCGGCCAGGCAACTTTCCCGACACGGCGCGGCGTATGGAACTGTTTGAGCAGTGCGCTCCGATACTGATGAGGAAGGCCGTAGACCGGCTTGCTCTCAATGAGCAGGAGCGCTCCGGTATTACGCATGTGTTGGTGACCTGCTGCACGGGGCTCTATGCGCCCGGTCTGGACTTTGAGATCGTCGATCACCTCGGACTTTCGCCGGACGTGGAGCGCACGATGGTTGGATTCATGGGGTGCTATGCCGCGATCAATGCGTTGAAGCTGGCGCGGCACATTGTGCGCTCAGATCCGAAGGCGGGTGTGCTGATGTTGAACCTTGAGCTGTGTACGCTGCACTTCCAGGAGACGCAGGATCTGGAGCAGGTGCTCTCGTTCTTGGTCTTCGCCGACGGAGCTGCGGCGAACCTAATCACTGCGCACGAGCAGGGTTTTGCTCTGGACAGCTTTAAAGCGGTGATGGTGCCGGAGACACGTGGGCTAATCACCTGGAAGATCGGCGGGCGAGGTTTCGACATGCTGCTTTCCGGGCAAGTGCCGGGAGAGTTGGGCCGCGCGCTACACGAGGGCGAACTGATGGCCCAACGTGATGGTATCGACCTGTGGGCTGTTCATCCGGGTGGGCGATCGATTCTGGACGCGGTGGAGAAGGGACTGGCGCTACCGCCCGATGCGCTGGCGACGTCGCGCGAGGTTCTGTCGTGTTTCGGCAACATGTCGTCGGCGACAGTGATGTTTGTGTTGCAGCGACTCATGTTGCAAGCGCAACCAGGTCAGCGTGGGTGTGCGATGTCGTTTGGGCCGGGGCTGACAGCGGAGACGATGCGTTTTCATGCGGTCTAGTGCGGAAAGCGACTTCAGTCGGCGTGTCTCTCCGCGGAAGTTGCCGGAGCTGATGGACGGTAACTGTAGCTATGAGGATTTCCGTGACTGCCTGCGTAGTCTGGAAAAGGTCAATCGCTGGCTGCTGGGTTATCGGCCGACACTGGCTTGGCTGGAGCGGTTGCCACTTGAACGGCTTGATCCAGTACACATCGTCGATGTGGGCAGTGGCGGCGGCGATCTACTACGGCAGATTGCAGGCTGGGCAAAGAGACGGGGCATTGCTGTGCGGTTAACGGGGATCGATTTAAATCCTTATGCTGCACGCGCAGCAGCGGAGTCTACGCCGAAGGAACTCAGAATCACGTGGATGACCGGCGATGCCATGGAATCTCGACCGGAGCAGCCGATGTATATCGTCGTTAGTTCGCTGATGGCACATCATTTGGAGGACGAGGAGATCGTCGCACTGCTGAGGTGGATGGAAGCGACGGTAAAGGCAGGTTGGTTTATCAATGATTTGGAGCGGTCCGAGTGGAGTAGTCGGATGTTTGGGTGGATGGCAAAGGTGGTGAAGTGGCACCGGTTTGTGCGGCATGATGGGCCGGTGTCGTTCCGGCGGGCCTTCAGGAAGGAGGATTGGATACGCTTGCTGGCTGCAGCTGAG
Encoded here:
- a CDS encoding HAMP domain-containing histidine kinase; this translates as MSSKTANPVMRSAAWRISLWATLAFAIGIMLVFVMLHRFVANDIQRRSDQWLSGEVAVLGDVAGRTPKDRLYGRVVGEVAELASREVPNKLRSNSNENDSVFFLQAGDDGALKLWVGAGDGMPNLAAIRARKFISDAPYDLNVKGFNHPFRVASVRLEDGSHIYLGLSERDELRVLKNLRFRFFCLWLLVVLFGSAIVFFVTRRMLGHVREITEAASRIGQSDLSSRVPTSKRNDEVGHLALTLNRMLDRIESSMHQLHTITESLAHDLRSPLTAIRGKLEVVLSGDLKVEQSEPIVSAIDELDRLSEFLNTSLDVAEAKADALRLSRTDVDLDELVRIMIDLYEPSMLEKGLRVNLLSAGPVTILADAALLHRVVANLLDNELNHLPASCTVSIKLGTSESATTLIVEDDGPGFASEIGLRMFEQRVKGRDSRGHGLGLAFVEAVVRAHGGSVTASNRPEGGALLSISWPRETGEKIETSHSLTLVNR
- a CDS encoding response regulator, whose protein sequence is MVEDEPEIQDFLKQPLADAGYEVDAAKDGRSAIQLASGKKYDVLIVDLGLPDQDGIDLILQLRRSGISSPVLILSARRSVDDRVKGLEQGGDDYLTKPFALAELLARLRNLLRRNLVTSEEASRLRVLDLELDFISRRASRGGEVLNLSPQEFVLLAYLCRHAGRVITRSMLLSEVWGMRIQPNTNVVDVHVYRLRGKVDTEGREPLIKTLRGIGYVLKDR
- a CDS encoding type III polyketide synthase, with product MTTAYLNRIATAVPEHDVHDAFAAFAENMLADPRRRTVFRRMVSRADIAHRYSFFDPQKGSGQFSLHDAYDFYRPGNFPDTARRMELFEQCAPILMRKAVDRLALNEQERSGITHVLVTCCTGLYAPGLDFEIVDHLGLSPDVERTMVGFMGCYAAINALKLARHIVRSDPKAGVLMLNLELCTLHFQETQDLEQVLSFLVFADGAAANLITAHEQGFALDSFKAVMVPETRGLITWKIGGRGFDMLLSGQVPGELGRALHEGELMAQRDGIDLWAVHPGGRSILDAVEKGLALPPDALATSREVLSCFGNMSSATVMFVLQRLMLQAQPGQRGCAMSFGPGLTAETMRFHAV
- a CDS encoding methyltransferase domain-containing protein produces the protein MRSSAESDFSRRVSPRKLPELMDGNCSYEDFRDCLRSLEKVNRWLLGYRPTLAWLERLPLERLDPVHIVDVGSGGGDLLRQIAGWAKRRGIAVRLTGIDLNPYAARAAAESTPKELRITWMTGDAMESRPEQPMYIVVSSLMAHHLEDEEIVALLRWMEATVKAGWFINDLERSEWSSRMFGWMAKVVKWHRFVRHDGPVSFRRAFRKEDWIRLLAAAEVPQEAVTVERWRPGRLCVGRWK